One Phreatobacter oligotrophus genomic region harbors:
- a CDS encoding transposase — protein sequence MTGSYPKSEVLEGPQRRRRWTVTEKLEMVAETNEPGSSVSLMARRHGVSPNQLFTWRRLAEQGALTATRAEEE from the coding sequence ATGACTGGTTCTTATCCGAAGAGTGAGGTCCTTGAGGGACCACAGCGCCGGCGCCGATGGACGGTGACGGAGAAGCTGGAGATGGTCGCCGAGACCAATGAGCCGGGCTCGTCGGTGAGCCTGATGGCCCGCCGTCACGGTGTATCGCCCAACCAGCTCTTCACCTGGCGGCGGCTTGCCGAGCAAGGCGCTCTGACGGCAACGCGGGCCGAGGAGGAG